One genomic window of Vicinamibacteria bacterium includes the following:
- the ytxJ gene encoding bacillithiol system redox-active protein YtxJ: MKRLMRIGDVDALLSMPLAIVYKHSPLCGLSERARHEAERFLSNHPGQEIHEVDVIEDRQVSDYIETRTGIRHESPQIIVLRDGKAVWCASHSRVTAEAIASNIE, translated from the coding sequence GTGAAACGTCTGATGAGGATCGGTGACGTGGACGCCCTCTTGTCCATGCCTCTCGCCATCGTGTACAAGCACAGCCCGCTCTGTGGGCTGAGCGAGCGAGCCCGGCATGAGGCGGAGAGGTTCTTGTCGAACCATCCGGGGCAGGAGATCCACGAGGTCGACGTGATCGAGGATCGTCAGGTTTCCGACTACATCGAGACGCGAACAGGGATTCGCCACGAGTCCCCCCAGATAATCGTCCTACGCGACGGCAAGGCCGTTTGGTGTGCCTCTCATTCCCGCGTCACCGCGGAAGCGATTGCATCGAACATCGAATG